aaattacagaaaaaaaCCATGCAGAAAGCTACTAATGGTACAAACCCCAAACTcaacctacaaaaaaaaaacagagaagatagCAAATAACTGAAATTCAGATCCTGCTTATGCTGTGAATGACATCTCTATGGTCGCTGATATACATATTTTGTTCTGGGGTCCACAATAAGACCCTTTCCTCCATTGACTTCAAGATCATGCCTGCAAAAACCAGCTCACTCACAGGTTGTAACCCACAACAATTCCCTAACTTCCTTATTGTTCCATCTAGTCACAAAataaagggaagtgaaatcagtttaaaaaggaaaatggaaacTTTTGTCATCATGATTGATATCTACCTTAAACTATTGCTAAATATGATAAACAAACTTTTCAAGTGGaatctttattttccttcttaaaTTTTAAAGAATTTGATTCCAAAATGTAATAAACTTTTATATTTAGTTTTGGAATGTCTAGTTACACAATGacaatgattacaaaagtttccatCTTAGTTTCACTATAATTTCagttcccttccctttatttctcTTGCAACCAGACAGAGTCTACATTTTGGTGTGATGATCCTACAATCTCTCACCCTTCATCGGAGGAGAGAGACATACGGGATCAATGAAAAAGGTCTGGGAATTGAATCATTTAAGGAAAAAGGTCCGTGATCTGAATGATCCGATGATCCAAATGGATTCAAAACAGGAATGTTTCAGTTTATGAGAGTATCACTCAAGAACTGCAGTAAGATTGTCCAGTCCGACAGTACTTTAATACACCGATATGTATCTTAAGCAGTAGGTTGCAACTAGGCCCCACCCACAAACGACTGGGCATGTTAAAAGACATCAATTGTCCATCCAGCCCTGTTTGCACCCCTTTAACAGCAATAGGACATAAGCCCAACCAATTATATGAAAGGAAAGAACAGAAAAACTCAACTGGAACACAAAATCAGGGATTGACAACTGCTCACGAGGAACATATTTGAATAGCTGCAGAAGTCGATCAACATATACTACTTTCTTCCAGACCTAATGAGAAAGACATTAGCTTCAGGCTCATACTGAATGCAGGAAATTCTCTAATCAATTGATAAATAAGGGAAACATTTCAAGACGTACCACAGAATCTACAAACAATTGCAGAGCAAAAATTGCTGTCTTCAATCCAAACGTTGGATGAAGAACATATATTGCCTAcatcaaaaaagaagaaatcagattcaGAGACAAAGTGATCCTAGACAGATGGGATAATTAAGTTGCATACATGCAGGTTACGCTGGTGCTTCCGACCAAGTATTTGTTGCAATCTCCTCATCCATCCCAGGTCTGGTTGACTGTTTAGTccacagaaaataaaagaagaatcaTGCGATGAAAAGCTCTAGAGGATTTCACATATTTAGAACCAAACTGCAGATCTCTCTCCAACTTAAATggtaataagaaaaaatattcaAAGGTTCCCTCAGATTTTTGTCAGGCAGTATCACTTGATAGCATTTCCCAGTAACAACTACATATCAAGTGGAAGCAGGGAaacatcagttttttttttgtgtttttttttggtcgagGGTTGCCAGGGGGAGCACCGCAGGAAGGAGTTTGTGTTGAGAGATTTTCATGTTGGCTCTTCCAAAATTGAACTATTTCCAGGAAAACTCAGATATATCATTTATCAATAGGAGTAAAAAATAAATGCACACTAGCAATACTCATCACACTGGGAGACAGAAGCTCCAATTTTTTTTACGATAAATGACAATCATTACAAAAAGTTTCCCACACGGCTGTTTAGGAAAGGATCTCCTCATGGGCAGACCTAGTTTCAACACATGGAAGAGTGATGTAGCAAATCTGACCGTTGGATATCTACGAAATGGTCTGAATAGGCCATGTGTCAAATCTCGCATCAAATTCAAACACTTCCCTCCATGTAAGTCAATGCACCCCCATTATAGTCCTGTTAACCCTCTTGGTAGTCCCAGATCTTTCATTTccttgttttgccacttggaaaAACCAGATTGGTCTGAATTTGGCATATGAGCAAGGGACCCTAGGTCTACCTGTCCAAAAAATTTCAGCCCGATCTGACCTGCCAATTACCATGTGGCAGAACTAGGTGCACATTATGGAGATTCTTTCCTAAATGGCCATTTAGGAAATCCAGGTCCACAATCTTATGTTATATACAAGTTTCCAGAAGAGATCTGTCAGCAATTATAATCGATCTATGCATGACAAACTTAGTTACACAATTCATGTAGAAATCAATAGCCTGATTTATTTAATGTTACTGCAAGACAATCATACCATACTTACAGCTGTAAGGACGCTGCAGAGTGTAAATAAACAATAGTGTAAGGCTTCTGTACTATGGGCTCAAACTCCTGAAAATTTTTATGGTCAATGGAACAGTTTAAGTCCAAACAGACCAACAGAAAATTAGCATAGCAATGGAACTTGAACCACAAGGCAAGAATCAaagaatcaagaagaaaaacatgCATTTGGAAACATTAAATCAAGCAGGAAAGAATAGGGGGGGAAAATTTAGGAATGTATGGGGATTCAGCAATTTATGGATCTAAGACGATTGTAGccattaaaattttcaattgggACAGGAGAATTTCACAAGCTAACAATCCTGCAATGAAGCAAGACATAATTTGATACCTTTACTACGTAAAGCACAAATCGCTCTAGATCAAGACAACGAAGCAAAAAATGAGCTCCCACAACAACCATTACTGGACGCCCCTCACTGTCTACACCACCACGATATCTGAAATAGCAGAAATGAAAAGCTATATAAATACcagaacatcaaaatagcaCTAGAGAGCACTTAAACTGGCTGTAAATTATTCAAAAACAGGAAACTTACACATATTAATAGAAATCATATTGCACAAAAAATGATGGCCTATATAACCAATGACATTAATTACACAGTATAAGAAGACTTCCAAAAGGAATGCGAATTAACATAACATGATGTctgaaatcaataaaaatatataaatttgcAAGTGAAGAGAAATATTACACAGATACTTACACAATCTTCATTTCTGCAATTTCGGAAACATTAAGAGAATTTGCTTTAGCGAGATATCTAGAATGAAGTGAGTATTCTTCAGCAGCAGATAAAGGAGGGCCACCAAGGTCACCAAACCCAAGCAATTTAGCACAATTAAAATTGTTCTGTGCTTGAGCAGCTTTCTCCCACTGTTCCTTGCGCCTCTGATCAGGATCTTTAATTAAGGACATAAATGCAGGATCCAGATAGGAATCCAAATAGGATGAATTCCTGTCAACATTATAATCTTCCAGTGAGAAGTCGATGTAAAAGGAAAAGAGACCAAGCAATAAAATACAGATTTCCACTacagaagaaccaaaagacCACTATGAGTAATATAAAGAAAATGCTCTTTGGAGCAAGAGATATACATCTTTGAGCGCACTGTAAGCTAAACTGCgcagagagagagcaagagagagcgGGAAGCCATGTGAGTCAATTACacaaatatttatttatgtGATGGAGAGGGTTAAAATATCCAtaaagagaggaatcaacaacTGGGGAGAAATTAATTGGCCAATAAGCACTGCATGTCTGCTGCAGCTCATCCTTTCATTGCAATGCATCCAAAATCCCCTGAACAAATGTGCTGCAGGGCTAGTTTTGCATCAGAAAGTAAGGTCATTCAGGAATTGTCATTTTGTGCTCAAGGTCTGAATGACCTGCCTAGTAAACCTGATATAATTGGCCTCTCTCACAAACCAATACAATGACCACAATGGTTTATTTTGCCAGTTTTGTGGGAACTAATCTAGAGAAACATTATCCCAGATATCATAACATAAATGTCCAGATAAACAATTATAATTACCAAGACTCATAAGAATCCTCTAGAGCCCCACATAAACCTATATTTAACGAACCAGCTACCTATAACCCTCAGATAAACATTTCCACCAAACCCCTTCATCTACTTTAAACAAAACTTTCTTGATATATTACAGCCCTATATCCCTACTATATTCTTTAGCTAGCAGAGTAGCAGTCATAAACCCTCCCAATAGGCTAACCGATATCCCTACAACCAAAAATCTCCATTAAAAA
The nucleotide sequence above comes from Telopea speciosissima isolate NSW1024214 ecotype Mountain lineage chromosome 3, Tspe_v1, whole genome shotgun sequence. Encoded proteins:
- the LOC122656200 gene encoding ganglioside-induced differentiation-associated protein 2-like isoform X3, with product MRWLIPPTRVWMKHTAALVCMLQLDLVLQKNVQHWVWQLFSVFVASQGGCRTGMAKVTNAYDLPARRVFHTVGPKYAVKYHTAAENALSHCYRSCLELLIENGLESIAMGCIYTEAKNYPREPAAHVAIRTVRRLLEKQMDKITAVVFCTSTSSDTEIYKRLLPLYFPRDKHEEEVAVSKLPADVGDENGETILDERKIRIKSLPAVTSSAPKPPVDVADLPVSDVGLTMRRNSSYLDSYLDPAFMSLIKDPDQRRKEQWEKAAQAQNNFNCAKLLGFGDLGGPPLSAAEEYSLHSRYLAKANSLNVSEIAEMKIVYRGGVDSEGRPVMVVVGAHFLLRCLDLERFVLYVVKEFEPIVQKPYTIVYLHSAASLQLQPDLGWMRRLQQILGRKHQRNLHAIYVLHPTFGLKTAIFALQLFVDSVVWKKVVYVDRLLQLFKYVPREQLSIPDFVFQHDLEVNGGKGLIVDPRTKYVYQRP